From the genome of Desulfitobacterium chlororespirans DSM 11544:
AATGCATCAAGATGCTGCGGAACTTCTCAGAACGTTATAAGAAATGGGACGCGGATTTCGTGAAAAAGAGCATTCGTACATGATAGGTATTTGCCACCACATGAGCATTACGATTACCTGTCGGATTTTTCTAATCTTATATCTTATAAAGCTGGAATAGCTACACAAAAAGTTTTTAGATGGATTTTCTAGAAACACAAATGATGAATATCATCAGATTTTTGATGGTGAAGAATTTATGTTTCGGGGTGTGCTTTGGGGGCGCCCCACTTCTTATAACAGAGGAGTCCCGCAACTAGAGGATGATGAATGTGGTTGGGACGCTGCGGGACTCCTCGAGACGTTAGGTGAAATTGAAGTTTCGGAGTTTTCTTTTTGGTCTTATACATTAATAAATGTTAAAGAGGTTTGGGTTATGAGCAATGATGAGAAGTTTCAACAAAAGCTAATTCAGAAGATCGGCGAAGGAATGATGAAGGGGATAGATCTTGCTACAGGCAATGACGTTGTATCCATTAAGAAATTTGTTGATCAACAGAAAAGATTACATCCAGAACTTGAAAATGACCCTGGAGCATTAGCGGATAGACTTATCGATAAACGTAAATGGTATGCAAGTGTTGCGAGCTTTTGTTGGGGTTGTGGGGGATGGTTTACGATAGTTCCTAATCTTGCGCATATTTGGCGAATTCATGGAAGATTGGTGTTAACTATAGCATACATATATGGTTATGATTTAGATGATTCTGAAAGGCGAGAAGAAATTGCTTTATGCTTTGCACTCAGTGGTGGTAATGAGGCTCTTAAGAATGTGCTTAAAGAGGCTGGAATGGCTGGGGCAAAGAAGGCACTTCTAACACCAGCTATGAAAGAGATAATCAAGAAGTTGCCAAACAAAATTATTACCATTGCTGGACAGAAAAGTCTTC
Proteins encoded in this window:
- a CDS encoding EcsC family protein, whose product is MSNDEKFQQKLIQKIGEGMMKGIDLATGNDVVSIKKFVDQQKRLHPELENDPGALADRLIDKRKWYASVASFCWGCGGWFTIVPNLAHIWRIHGRLVLTIAYIYGYDLDDSERREEIALCFALSGGNEALKNVLKEAGMAGAKKALLTPAMKEIIKKLPNKIITIAGQKSLLNVAKVVPVAGGVVSGVMDFFSTTGIGAAAKKFYS